The region GATGACTCGTCCGCCCATCGAAATCGGGCGTCCTTGCGAGTCATGGATGGGGAACATCAATCGACCACGGAACAGGTCGTAGCTTCCGCCACCACGACGGTTCAGTGCGATTCCTGCGGCGGGGCCAATCTCGTCACGAAACTTGTTTTGTTGCAACAGGTTTGTCGCGAAGTCCCAGCTATCGGGCGAAAAGCCGATTTGAAATTTCTGGCGTTGCTGGTCATCAATCCCTCGCTCTTCTAGGTAGGCTCGGGCGATCTTGGCATCGTCTGACGCGGGCGAGTCGAGTAGATCGTAGTAGGCTTTGCAAACGAGCTGAACGGCAGCGAGCAAAGTTGACTTGTCGTCTTTGGATCCTGGCTCGGCTTTGGGGCCGACCTGGTACTCGATTCCCGCTTCATCGGCGAGCATCTTGAGGGCGGTGATAAAGTCGACGCCTTCGCGTTTCATGACGAAGCTAAATACGTCGCCTCCGATGTCACAGACCCAACATTTCCAGGTTTGCCGTTCTTTGTTGACAGTTAATGAGGGCGAGCGATCGTCATGCCAAGGGCAGCGCGCTGCCAGCATGCGACCTTTCGGCGACAGGGTAAGCGATGTGCCAATCACGTCGACAATGTCGACCGCTGCACGCACACGTTCTTTGAGATCGAGGTCCAACATTGCGGACGCAGCAACTCGCTGAAATAATCCCGCTTGATGGGTCAGGTCGGTTTGCCAATCAAACCAGCTGACAGTCATCGCGCAGGGGCCTGCGAAACCATCCGGATCGGTCCACCCGTGCCAAGTTTTGGCAGTGCCTTTTCCTGAAGGCAGGCGGGCAAATTTCGATCACACGCACTCCTTTGCAGCGTAACACATTTTGCCCGGTTCCTTCAGATACACTGTCGGGGGACCGGCACAAATGGTGTCTCGCATGCGAGCAGGGAGGAGTTTCACGATCTGCAGATTTTGCGTCAATATCAGTTTCACGACAAAATTTTGTTCATGAATCTGTCCACCGGTACCGAACCGGGGGCCATTCGTGAAGGCAACCGCGGTTAGCGCCTTTGCGGTTCAGGGGCAATCGAAGTGAGCCGTTTCGCGCTAGCGACGGTTAAATGAATTGCAGACTTATTGGCGGGCAGAGCCCGCGAGACATCGCATGCGAGGCGGGAGCCTCGCACGAGGGAATTTTTCAAACTCGTCGCAAGGCTCCTGCCTTGCGACGTACCTGTCTCGCAGCCTCCTGGCTGCCAGAGCGCCGATTCATTGAAATCTCAACCGCGGCTAGCGCCTTCGCGGTTCAGGGGCAATCAAAGTGAGCCGGTTCTCGCTAGCGACGGTTTCTCGGGTGTCGTGGTCGTTGGTTGATTCAACCGTGGCGAGCGTCTTTGCGGCTCAGGGATGAAGTGCTGCCGGCCATCGATCACTCGTAATCCCACTTCATGATCCAAGGATCCTGGTACTGCTTTTGTAGCTCTTTTAGCTTCTTCTTGTACGTCTCCAGAACATCTGCATGTCCGGGGCTGTCGGCAAGGTTGGTCGACTCGTTCGGATCCGTTTGCATATCGAACAATTCAAATTCGGGTCGTTGCACGTAGCTGCCGACCGTCATTTGTCCGTATGGTGCGTCGTTTCCTTTGGCCAGTTGGGCTTGCCAGCTGCTCGCTGCCCAAAGGTCGGACGCGAATGGGTAGGGCAACGGGTGGGCGATGTTCCAAATCAGCTTGTACTTGTCATCGCGAACGACTCGCATCGGGTAATACATTTGGATTTCGTGAAACGTGTGCGATGCCATGATCACGTCGTGGTGAGTTTGATCGGGATCGCTCAAGCATCCGAGCCATGATTTGCCATGGTAGCTGTTGAATGGCTTGCCTCCGTTGCGATTGCTCACCGCTGCAGCTTCGTTTTCCTTCCAAAACTGATTGACCTTTTGCATCTTTTTGGGTGCGTTGGCTTTTTGATCCAGGCCACCCGCAAAGTCCAGCAGGGTCGGTGTGATATCGATGTGGCTAATTAAGGCTTGGCTTTTGAAACCGCGTTCTGGCTGATAGGGATCACGCACCACCATCGGAACGTGAAGGCCGCCTTCGTAAACCGTCGTTTTTCCTCCGGCGAATGCCATTCCATGATCGCTAGTGAAGACGATCAGAGTTTTATCGTAGAGGTCTGCTTCCTTTAGGATCTTGACCAAGCGTGCAACCCCCGCGTCGACACGCGAGCATGATTGGTAGTACTGCGCGAGTTCTTCCCGTGTTTCAGTCGTGTCAGGAAGGAACGGCGGAACGGTCACTTCGTTGGGATCAAAGAATGTCTCGTCGACGCCTGGGAAGGAGCCTTTGTTGGGCTTGTTTCCGAACAGGTTCGGTTTGAATTTGGATTCGCTTGTTTGGTCTGTTCCGCCACCACGGTGTGGATCGGAAGTGCCAAAGTACAAGAAGAACGGGCGGTCGTCGTCGCGGTCGATGATGAAGTCTTGGCACTTGTCGGCCATTTCGACTGCATTGCGACCATTGCCCTTCAGGTAGGTCTCGAAGTGATAGACGGTTTCCGGAGCGACGTGGTACTTGCCAATGTGCCCCGTTCGGTACCCTGCACGCTGCATCACTCGGGGCAGCGCCAGTCCGACAACATCCTGGAACGTTGTGAACTTGTGATAGGCATGTTCGTGCCCGAACTGGCCGTTGCGATGATTGTGAAGCCCGCTCATGACGACGCTTCGGCTGGCACTGCACGAAGCTGTCGTCGCGAATGCTCGGTCGAACACGACGCCGTCCTTTGCAATCGCATCGATCGCGGGCGTCTTGGCTGCTAGGTCACCGTAGCAGCCGAGCGTGGGGCTTTCGTCGTCGGTGATGATGAAGATGACATTTCGCTCTGCCGCTTGGCTTCGAAGGGCAAAGCCGATGAGTGCGATAAAGATTGCGGTGGCAAATCGGATCGGCATAAGAAAGGTGGGGTTTGGTGGGGCGATGGAGGAATGTCGCGAAATTGATTCGCGGCACTCCTATAGCCTACACTCAATCCACTGCGCCAACTTAAGTACATGGCCGGTCATACGCTGGGCCGACAGTCGATGCAGAACTGGCACCAAGCGAATGGAGCAGCCTGCACCTCGCTGTTGAGACCAAGCTTGGCGAATCTTGGTCGTCGAAAGGTGCTGCCTTTGGCGTATTAGCGACCTTCGGCGCCGATCCAAGTGCCGACGGTTTCACCGTTAACCGCACGGACAATGCTGCCGGATTGTTTGAAGTTGAATACCAGGATGGGCTTGTTGTGCTCGGCGCAAAGTGCGATTGCGGTGGCGTCCATCACACGCAGTTGTTTCTCGCTAACGTCTCGGAATGTCAGGGAGTCGTAAAGCACTGCGTGTGGATTCTTTTCAGGGTCGTCGCTATAGACGCCGTCAACACGGGTGGCTTTCAAGACAACGTCGGCATCGATCTCTAGCGCGCGCTGTGCGGCAGCGGTATCGGTGGTCACGAATGGGTTGCCAATTCCTGCGGCCAATATGATCACACGCCCCTTTTCTAGATGTCTGATCGCACGGCGGCGGATGAATGTTTCAGCAATCTTGTCCATCGGGACTGCAGACATCACGCGTGTCGACAGGCCTGTTTTCTCAATCGCATCTTGCATTGCGAGTGAATTGATCACTGTCGCGAGCATACCCATATAGTGTGCGGTGGCTTCTTGGACCAACGCGTTGGTACCAGAGAATTGCGCACCACGAAGGATGTTGCCTCCGCCAACGACGATCGCAATTTGGCAGCCGCTTTCGTGAGCCTGTTTAATTTGGTTTGCGATCTCACCCATTTCTTTGCTGCTGATCCCTCGCCCCCCGGAATCGGCGAGGCTTTCCCCGCTGAGTTTGAGGATCACTCGTTTGTAGCGAAGGTTGCTGTCGTTTGATTCGGGCATGACGGTGCAGGATCTGTGGGGAAGCAGTGATGGTCTTGGGTGACCGTGGCAAGGTTTCAAGAGCATACGAAAAAACCTCGTTCATCCGCAGGGGACGAACGAGGTTTCTTGGATGGGAGAGTTTGGACGGTTTTAACACCGTCCGGCGGCACCACTGCGTGGCTTAGCCACCAACGGAAACTCGCTTGAACGCGACAACTTCGGCGCCGTCGCTGAATTCTGCGATTGCGGCTTCGACTGTCTTGGTGTCATCAAGAGCGTAGAACTGGCTTAGCAAGCACTTCTCTTGGTCCAACAAGGTGTTGTCGGCGACGAAGCGTTCCATTTTTCCGGGAACGATCTTGTCCCAGATCTTTTCTGGTTTGCCTTCAGCCTTTAGTTCAGCCTTGATTGCTTCTTCTGCGGCAGCCAAAACTTCTGGGGTCAGTTGTTTGCGGCTAGCGTACTGAGGGACGTTCTTGAGTGGTTTGCCAAGGCGTTCGCGGTCTTCGTTTTCGATCTTGATTTGTCCTTGAAGCGATTCGGCTTCTTTGGCGACGTATTCGGCATCGAACTCGTCTGGGGTCAAGATTGAAGGGCTCATCGCTGCGATGTGCATTGCAACGCTGCGGAAAAACTGTGCCGCCTCGTCTTTGCCGCCGTCCTTGTAGGAAACAAGGACACCGATCTTGCTGCCGGCGTGGATGTAAGAAGCGAGTTGGTCGCCTTCGACAACTTGGAAGTCCGCGACTTCGATTTTCTCGCCAACGGTACCGGTGCGTTCGACCAGTTTCTCGGCAACAGTGCTGCCTTCGAATTCCATTGCGGCGACTTCTTCTTTGGTCTTCAGGCCTTTTGCAAGGGCCGCTTGGGCGAGTTGTTCGGCAAGCTTGAGGTGGTCTTCGTTTTTGGCAACGAAGTCGGTTTCGCAGCTCAGTGCCAGCAGGACGCCTTTGTCGCCCTCGGCGACTGCGACGACAACGCCTTCGTTTGCTTCGCGGTCAGCACGCTTTGCAGCGACTTTTTGACCTTTCTTGCGCAAGTAATCCAGTGCACCTTCCAGGTCGCCGCCGGACTCTTCGAGTGCTTTTTTGCAGTCCATCATGCCTGCGCCGGTGGACTTTCTAAGTTCGCTAACGTCTTTGGCTGAGATCGCCATGGCTGCCTCCGATACGTCTAAATCTGAGTTGTCTTATGTGAAGTGTTGCCGGCGGTCATGTGATCGCTGGCAGATGATTTAACGGTGACGGTCCCGCTGTCGGTGGGCCAATGCGAATGGCCGATTCGATTGACAGGGGCTCTCTTAAAAACAAAGCGTCAGGGTTTTGAAGTTCTGACGCTCAGCGGATTTCGTTCGTGTCTGGCGCGGCACCGTGGTTTCAGGTGCCGCATCGATCGTTAGAGCTTACGCTTCAGGAGCGGCGGCTTCAGCAGCAGGTTCGGCCGCTGGGGCTTCAGCTGCAGGTGCGGAATCGTTTGCACCAGGAACTTCGGTCATTCCGCGTCCCTTGATGACAGCTTCGGAGAGTTGCTTCAGGATCAATTCGATGCTGCGAATACCGTCGTCGTTACCTGGGATCGGCAGGTCGATCAGCGAAGGATCACTGTCGGTGTCGATCAGGCCAACGGTGGTGATGCCGAGGCGTTTTGCTTCGCGAACGGCGTTGCGTTCTTTGCCTGGGTCAACGATGAATAAGCATTCGGGCAAGCGGTTCATGGTTCGCAAGCCGTTCAGGTTGCGATACATCTTGCGATATTCACGATTCAGGGCCGACTGCATCTTCTTGCTGTAGCCGTTGATCGCGTCGCTGTTGCGGATTTGCTCCAGCTCTTCCAAACGGCCCAGTCGGCTACGAATGGTGCGGAAGTTTGTCAGCGTACCACCAAGCCAGCGTTCGCTGACAAATGGCATGCCGCAGCGTGATGCTTGTTCTTCGATCGCTTCGCCGGCTTGACGCTTGGTGCCGACGAACAAGATCAACGATCCGCCAGAAGCAACTTGGCCGAGGTATTTCTTTGCTCGCAACATGCCGCGAAGGGTTTCGCGGATGTCCAAGATGTGAATTTGGTTTTTGCTACCGAAGATGTATGGCTTCATCTTCGGGTTCCAGAGACTGGTGCGGTGTCCGAAGTGAACACCAGCTTCAATCATTTCCTGAACAATTGGATTCGACATCGACAGATTTTCTCCGTTCTGTGATCAGCCAAGGCTCGCACGAAACAGTGACGCAAACGGAAACGACAGTTTCCAACACGGCTGTTCCCAGGGGCTGGCACCGAAGGCAGCGAACGCTGCAGGTGCCCCCGCAAATAGCGGGGCCCTTCGTCCCATCAAAGCTGACGGTTTGGGGGTTAAAAAACATTTCACCCGCATTTGCAGGTGAGGGGGTCAGAAGTTAGCGAAAGGAATTCGATTCGACAAGGCATCAAATTTGCTTCGCAGGTACGGATATCGGACGCCGATCAGCGTTTGTCCTCCTGAATCGATCGTTTTCCGGCATTGCACCCGCTGCTGGTGTAGGCACTTTTGCTGTCGATCGGTGTTCTAGCCTAAAAATGACCGATATTTGAGTCTCTGCGCAACCTGGGATGGTTGATCATCGAGTCTGGCCTGAATAATCCACTGGCATCTCCATTGAGGGGGCGGGGGCATTCAAATAGCAGCTCCGACAGGGGCGAAAACATCGTTCTGTCTTGCCATGCACCCGCCGACTTCGCTATGTCGAGTATGGATGCCAGCTTTTAGGCATTTCGCAACGGGCAAACTTGACGCTTCAGTGACAGGTCCGCGGTGGCTGGTTCCCTAATGTGACCGACCGCAGCTCTGGAATCGGCTTCAAACGAATCAAATTAGACGGATAAGCAGACATGGATGTCTTCGCACCGAATCGCAGCGTTTCACACCAAGCTAAACGTACACTCCTAAGGAAACAAATTGCGAAGTTGTTTTCGGTAGGGCTGGTGGCTTCTTCGGCTGCGGTTTTCGTCGGCGCTATCGCATCGAATGCAAATGCCGCACAGCCGTTGACTGATCCCATTGTCGCTTCTGCTGGTCAGGCTCCCGTGGACAGCAGTCAGGCTGCCGCGGACACCAGTTCCGAGGCGGCGGGAGAACCGTATGTCGTCTTTGTTGCTGATCAAAAAGCGTATACACGATGCGGCCCAGGCGAAAAGCACTATCGGACTGATGAGCTTCGCGTCGGACAAGAGCTTGAGGTCTATGTCGAAACCGAGGACGGTTGGCTGGGGATTCGGCCAACAGAAGACAGTTTCTGCTGGGTTTCAGGCGACTCCGTCCGGTTGGACAGCAATGGTGAGGTCGCCACTGTCCTAGAGGACAAGACGATCGCTTGGATCGGAACCAATTTGGGACAGGCGCGTCGCTATCGTTGGCAGGTGCAGCTGCAATCTGGCGAAGAGGTTGCCGTGATCGATGTCGCAACCCGACAAGATGGAGCCGCAGAAAAGAAATGGATGCGTATCGTCCCACCCTCGGGCGAATTCCGCTGGGTGCACCGGGATCAGGTTGTCGATTCCGCTGAAGCATTGGCGGCGGTGATCGCCAAAAACGCTGCTTCGGCGAAGTTGGCTTCTGCAAAAACGCAAGCGAAGCCCGCTAATTCGGTTGGCAAGACGCTTCAGCCGGTTCGTCCCATCGCCGCTGCGAAGCCGCAAGAGGTCAAAGCGTCCCCTGCTGTGCAGAGAGTTGCATCAGAGTCTGTTGCTGA is a window of Stieleria sp. JC731 DNA encoding:
- the pyrH gene encoding UMP kinase translates to MPESNDSNLRYKRVILKLSGESLADSGGRGISSKEMGEIANQIKQAHESGCQIAIVVGGGNILRGAQFSGTNALVQEATAHYMGMLATVINSLAMQDAIEKTGLSTRVMSAVPMDKIAETFIRRRAIRHLEKGRVIILAAGIGNPFVTTDTAAAQRALEIDADVVLKATRVDGVYSDDPEKNPHAVLYDSLTFRDVSEKQLRVMDATAIALCAEHNKPILVFNFKQSGSIVRAVNGETVGTWIGAEGR
- the tsf gene encoding translation elongation factor Ts, with the translated sequence MAISAKDVSELRKSTGAGMMDCKKALEESGGDLEGALDYLRKKGQKVAAKRADREANEGVVVAVAEGDKGVLLALSCETDFVAKNEDHLKLAEQLAQAALAKGLKTKEEVAAMEFEGSTVAEKLVERTGTVGEKIEVADFQVVEGDQLASYIHAGSKIGVLVSYKDGGKDEAAQFFRSVAMHIAAMSPSILTPDEFDAEYVAKEAESLQGQIKIENEDRERLGKPLKNVPQYASRKQLTPEVLAAAEEAIKAELKAEGKPEKIWDKIVPGKMERFVADNTLLDQEKCLLSQFYALDDTKTVEAAIAEFSDGAEVVAFKRVSVGG
- the rpsB gene encoding 30S ribosomal protein S2, translated to MSNPIVQEMIEAGVHFGHRTSLWNPKMKPYIFGSKNQIHILDIRETLRGMLRAKKYLGQVASGGSLILFVGTKRQAGEAIEEQASRCGMPFVSERWLGGTLTNFRTIRSRLGRLEELEQIRNSDAINGYSKKMQSALNREYRKMYRNLNGLRTMNRLPECLFIVDPGKERNAVREAKRLGITTVGLIDTDSDPSLIDLPIPGNDDGIRSIELILKQLSEAVIKGRGMTEVPGANDSAPAAEAPAAEPAAEAAAPEA
- a CDS encoding sulfatase, encoding MPIRFATAIFIALIGFALRSQAAERNVIFIITDDESPTLGCYGDLAAKTPAIDAIAKDGVVFDRAFATTASCSASRSVVMSGLHNHRNGQFGHEHAYHKFTTFQDVVGLALPRVMQRAGYRTGHIGKYHVAPETVYHFETYLKGNGRNAVEMADKCQDFIIDRDDDRPFFLYFGTSDPHRGGGTDQTSESKFKPNLFGNKPNKGSFPGVDETFFDPNEVTVPPFLPDTTETREELAQYYQSCSRVDAGVARLVKILKEADLYDKTLIVFTSDHGMAFAGGKTTVYEGGLHVPMVVRDPYQPERGFKSQALISHIDITPTLLDFAGGLDQKANAPKKMQKVNQFWKENEAAAVSNRNGGKPFNSYHGKSWLGCLSDPDQTHHDVIMASHTFHEIQMYYPMRVVRDDKYKLIWNIAHPLPYPFASDLWAASSWQAQLAKGNDAPYGQMTVGSYVQRPEFELFDMQTDPNESTNLADSPGHADVLETYKKKLKELQKQYQDPWIMKWDYE